Genomic window (Vigna unguiculata cultivar IT97K-499-35 chromosome 10, ASM411807v1, whole genome shotgun sequence):
AGTCAATAACAGATATTAACAGAGCTTTTGAATGCTCAGATTTGACTAATGCAACTTCTTATTTAATGCGCAAAATACCcttttaaattacaattttggTAGCTCAAAtaagacaaaagaaaaacaaaaaattatggtGTAATGGTCTTATTCATGACATTGATAGTGCTGACGAGTGAATCTACAGTTTATTCATTCTCAACCTCTGTCCATAGCATGATTCAGTTACACTACAGTTCAAACTgctaaaagaaaatttggacTCGGCATGAGGTTCCTATACAAGTTTACCATTAATCTATGGTTGATTCTTGTTGCTGTCCAATTTGCTCACCTGGTTTTCTTGAAATTCTACCTTTGATCCCAAAGTATACTCTTTCACCGTTCTGGGTGCTGAAAGCGTATGCTTCTTTATCTGCCATTAAGAAAATATACCATCGGAGCTTCCCGTAGAATTCAATTACAACGTCTTCcattaaagaatttaaattgaAGTTTAATCATCTGAACCAAAACATACATGGAAAACAAGAAATCAATGTCAAGCATAAATGATCAAGTAACTCAGTAAATACCAGAAAGCCACTCAATTGCATTATAgattttgctttcctctcttcAGATTCAGAAATCTAAAGCCATCCTTCCATCCCTTTCATTTTTATGGAATAATCGACTCTAAACACCAAATGTTTATGGAAGAACCAATACTGTTGTGACAACTTTCAAGAGGTTAATATCCAGATGAACCATTCTGCAGTGTTTGCTTTACAATGAGAGAACAAAACATCAGTAGAAATTAAATTCGAGTATAAGCCCCCAGTAAAGGATTGTCATATACAACTATTTAAGACAGTGAAGGGAAGCTGTAGATACAAGTAATATCAGAAACAAAGTCAAAATGGTCTCCCAACAAATGGTTCTTAAGCTTTTCAAAAGCTTTCAATTTTGTTTGCGAATCAAATAGACAACTTCGGGAGAAATGGTCCACTCGTGATTCATATTAGTTAAACAGTCTTATGCACTTGTGGTAGAAAAATCCAATGCGTTATAGAACTTCTGGTTCGTCCTAAAAGTagatatataaaagtaaaagccTGAATATGAATATAACTTATATTTACATGATAATGAATTTATGATATATACAGACCAGTTCATAAGCAACATACATTCCAAAAGCACCATTCTGGCCTATTTGAGGTACACTCTGTCGAGCTGGTGCAAGTGTTGCACAATTATCATTAGTGATTACACAACAGAACtcctaactacaattaatttgGTTAAACAAGCAGGACGTGCAGAGCCACCTCAAGCAAAAATTGAAGACATTCATAGTAAAGTTCCCTCTTTCCATTTATGAGTTGGGCCAGCCATTTGGTGAATGCTCTTCAGAGTGGCTATTTTTCTTAGCAACAAAGCGTGCATGGATTAAATTCCCGGTTGCAATTGCTTCTTGGATGTCATTCTGTGCCTTTTGGCATAGTTCATCAAGTGCAAGCATTGGAAATGGCTCCTCAATGAGAACTCCAACCTACACCAATCAATTTCACATTTTTGGATTAGCTTTCTTCTAAccagaaaatttattatatttaagagAATCCATCAATACTTCTTCAAGTGCTCAATCAATTTAGATTTGAGGCAGACCCAAATTTAATCATACTTTGGCAACACTCTATCAATGATGAGTggttgaaactaaatttctgaCAGTGTAAATACAAAAGCTCTATCAATAACGATTCCccaaaactgaaaaaaaatattttgtatccCCATAATTATTTCCAAATGTTTACACAAATCAATTCTCTAAAATGTAGCTGATGGGAAGAAAGGCATTGTCACAATTACTCAGAAGAAAGGAAAACCTAAAACTGTTTACCTAATGGATTACTCAGAAGAAAGGAAAACCTAAATAATGTGCAAGAGCCTAAAATTAAAGGTCGCATCCCAATTCTGTTGGCTGCATGTATAATAATTTACAGAACAACCTATTTTGACAAGTAGTCAGGGTAAGGAGAGGTACATACTTCttcaatgcaaaacaaagagGCAGCGCTAATAAAAGTTGCAGGAATCACAATCCAATGACAATCGTCCCAAAGTATGATAGGTAGTGTCAGATGCCAGAGGACAAGAAACCTTGATGTCAAGCGAGTATATGATAATGGAATGGGAATGCCCATAAGTTGTTCACATATGCCAATTCCTTCATGGAAACAAGAGATCTTTGATTCCTGTGCCACAATGGGGGAAGTGTTAATTGAGTTATACAGCCAAGGAATTACCACATAGTGAAGTGTTATGTTAACAAATCCAAATCTAAAATACAACCTCGCTACCAAATTACTGAGGAGTCAAAAATTTACATTCTTGACAAATTCACATGCAGCAATGCTGCCTAATTCAACATGTACAAACATGCATACAATTACAAAATGGTCTGCCTCATCAAGGTTTCTGAGTCACATCATGACTATAATTGTGACGACATCAACTGCATTTGAATGCAATATTTGTTGTATCTGTtgataatattttgaaagattagAGTATCACATCATTTTTAAGAGAATATTTTAAGCTCATGCTTATCTGAAAAAAGGATATTTCATGTTTCCATCTTTTTACTTGGTTCTTGTGTATAAATCTCATATATCTACTCCTGATTTCCATGTTTTCTAACTTCTAAGAGACCTGCTATTTTTTCAACTCAACATTTTTTCTCACGTTTTTCAGCATTCTCTTTCTCTGAGTTCCTAGGTTCACATCAAGATATCTTACTGGTTTTAATGCCTCAACCAACATCAAGAGGAGCTTGTTTAATCTTGTAGGAGCTGTGGACCAAGCGGATAAGTGTTAATTCTGGGAGTATTATCTCACACATCCTGTTTCTGTTTATGACAATTTGTGGGATTGCGGTGCATTCATGAGATCCTGGTTTTGACCAACTATAAGAAGAAAAACACTATCAACCAGGACATTTCCAACTAGTAATTTAAAACCTTGCTCACAATTCCAATTACTTCATACATACCAGAACATTTCTTCTAGAATCCTCCAATTTCAGCAACCGAATGCTCTGCGATATAAACTCAATAATGCAGCGTGGCTGGTGCTTTGAATTCATTACCACTGCTAGATCATCCACTTCTAGCAAATCCTGAAGATCTCTCCTGATATCCGAACCATACAGCACGTGGCACTGCATTCAAACAGCAAGTTTCACTATCAAACACAACTAACTACCAACCCACAAGTCCAATCACAAAAACCATTCACATTAACATTATAAAACGCCCAAATGGGTAGAACCCTAACACGTTAGGCTATGTTTGAATGAAGTTCAAAAAGTACTTTTGCAAATTCCAATGcaccaaatgaagaagaaaaaaatgttgtctTCAGGTTAAAAATTGATCTACAATTGTTGTCTTCAGATTAAAAAATGCTTCAGATTTAGCTTTTGAGCATGTTGTATTAACAAAACTTCTCCAAACAAATTTAAGATCAGATTTAGAGAAGCTAATGGAAAATATCTTCTATGAATTAACTCAGACAAGCTGATCTCAATTAAGGGAAAAACTGTTTCATTTTTCCATCCTACAAGTTCTAATCGAGAAATTTCTTCAAGCAAACCTATTGCTTAAATTAAAGTTGAAAAAGTACTTTCGCCATTGAAATGCAACAAACGAAGATAGAAGAACGTGTTGCATCTAGAAACCTCTTTTGAGCTCTTCCAACTGATTCAAACACAAACTTAGATCTAGGTTTTAGAAAACAGTCATTAACGCTGCAATCTGCCACACGATCTGCATTGGTCTGTCATTTTCCACAGTACAAAAAATTGCGATTAAAGTTGAAAGGCTCAGAAAGAGAGACCTTAAGCGCAATGGGGAAGGCGATTATGTACTGCAAAAGCGCGTGCTTGAGGGAGAAGTCGGCGTTATCGACGTCGTCCAGGATGGCGGCGGCTTGTCTGGCGAAATCGTGGGTTCCGGCGATGACGTTTGTCCAGGCCTTCTTACCCTCGACGAAGCGAGCGTAGGAGGCTTCGGTGCGGAACACAAGGAGGAGGGCGAGGGCGGGGGCGGTGAGCTGGTAGGGGAGGGAGGAGGAGTGGAGGAGGGGGAGGAAGTCGGGGAGGATGTGAAGGATTAGGGCTTGGTTGTAGGAGGCGATGGCGGCCGCGAAGCCGGTGAAGAAGAGGACAGGGGGGACGAGGGAGAGGATCACGCGGGAGGAGAGGCTGGAGAGGAGGTGCCGGAGGTGCCGGAGGGAGCTGCGGTGGTCGCGCCAGTTGAGGTGGGTGTAGAGGGAGCGCTTCTTCTGCATGCCGCGCTCCTGCACCGTGTCGGCCCAGTCCGGGATGGAGCGGAGGAGGGAGATTAGGGCCTGGTCGGGCCCGGAGGCGGGCCCGGGAGGCATAGAGGCGGAGATGGTGGGCTTTTTGTTGGGCTTgggaaggagaagaaggaggttGTGGTTGAGAGGGCATTTTGGGcagaagagagaagagaagaaggttGTGGGTTTGAGTTGTTGGGTTCTGGGTTGGTGGTACATTGAGTtcgagaagaagaagaagacgaagaagaagaaaaataatagaaaaacatGGAACGCATGTACGTTGATTATGTTAAGGTTTGTTTTAGTATGTGGGAAATTATTATTGGGTGGCTCTGTTTCCAACCAAACTGTGTTTCAGACCAAACCAAAGTTAATCCTACGTTTCAGGAACACTGGGAACCAAACATGCcatggttggttggttggtggGGATGAGGGGGTTTTAGTTTCAAAGAACCGTTGATGGCATGGTTGGTAGGTTTTTTTTTGAAGGTGTTGGTGATGGCTTGATGGATAATGCACCACGTTTTTACACCTTTTTAATTCACCCACTAAATATCTACCTGTACTCAAAAATATCTTCTAAAAGGTGTTGgatagattaaataaaataatttggaaCCAGTTTAGAAACCTAATATCTGAAAGGGTCTCTATATTTGATAAGTATATTTTTGATTGCTCATAGTATTTTTGTTAAGGGATTTTATCACGTAAAAGATGGTTATTAACTATTGATTTTGTACATTCAGTCTATGGGAGGAACCTAAACGAGTTGGATCGACTTGTATaatcatttctaattttttgtgATCTGTTACATTTTCAATCATTAAGCTTTTTTGTATGAGAACAAGCCATAACTCCAAGAGTTTTTTCATATTCCATATTTTTCAAGTTCTATAAGCCTGAGACATGTATGTAGTTCTATAAGTCTTAGACATGTATGTTAgcaatttgatttcatttttgtaaatagtcAAATTTGGTGCAAAAAGTTTGTTATTTACAAGGAGAATTAACACGCTCAAACCACTAAGAAATTGATTCTCAATATGAGagatttttgaattttctaCTCAAGGGAGTCAgttttcacaaaatattataaaatgggtagatttttaaaagatttcaaaaatgGGTAAGTTGTGCTACCCCCAATAACTTTGTTTATAGTGCGAGTCAAACATGGTCAAGAGCGAGAATTGTAAGAGGAGTGCAAGCCTTCAATTTGAAGTCGTAATGGGGTTATATGACTTTAGTTTGAAGTCATAGTGTGGGCGCATGAATTCCAATTTAAATTTGGAATCGCTAAAGAGGGAGCGGGCATTGCCttgttgtaatcgattacaaagaCCCTGTAATTATTACCAGGGGTGGGTACTTGAGCTAGCAATGTTATTGTAATCGATTGTGGTCAATTTCAAACAATTCGCCTTCCTTGTCACCACGTCATAACAGTTTGTTCTTATTCTCATATACAATTATCCTCATTTATAGATCTTGTTTACCGCCTTCACACCATTAATATGGTTTGTCAAGTTCAATTTCATCTAATAAGAAATGAAGATTATTGGTCCACCTATACAATACTGAATTTCACCATTGATCCTTAAATGTGTCGTAAGGATTAGGAACATGAGCTACTAAACGCATTCATAATGAAATGGATCAACCACTTCCAAATAAGCCAAAAAAATGTTCTTATTGTCGCAATGAAGGTCATCCATAGGGGAACATGTCCTTCGTTAGTGAAGTTCATTGTTTTGtaacttttaattatgtatCCACCCCTGATAATCAATTACAAGGTCCTTGTCATCGATATCAAAAAGCCTATGTCGTTATCCTGacgatttcaaatttaaattggaATTCTTGAGACCCCACTACGACTTCAAACTAAAGTCGTATTGCCCCATTATGACTTCAAACTGAAGTCTCACATTCCCTTACGACTTTCATTTTTGACCAAGTTTGACTTATACCATAAAAGTTGATAGGCGGCAACACAACTtacccatttaaaaaaaaaaatgcccaTATCTGTAATATTTTGTGAAAACTAACCCCTTTGAGTAAATAAACTGAGATTCTCCTTATATTAGGTGAGAAGATAATCGATTCTTGGAGGTAGAGGAAGAgaagataattgattatcatgtTATTAGGTGACAACATAATTGATTCTAGCTGCAAAATGAAACAAGATGATTGATTATCGTGACCTTTGAGTTCTCCTTCATTTGCCATGAAACCTCTCCTACCCCAAAAGCATAAGCCATGGAGAGTGGAAATGTGAAAAAGCATTGAAGACAAAAGGGTAATTATGTTGGTAGGGAATTGTCTTTCCTCTCAAATTTCTCCATTATAACGAAGATGAGTCTCATCCCTATTCTCCTAAATTCCTTGTCAAAATTCCTCTGAAATCGCTTGATACAAACATAACATTCATTGCATTTCTATCTTCTAAAcagtataaaattataaataaatagagattaaggtctattttttttaagatagaTTTGGGGGAGTGTAAgggaaaaataaatgaaaataaaattgtttggaTTAATGTTGTGTTTGTTTGAGATAATatcctcttgaaaaaaaaaggtgcaaatctttttttaattaatttatttggagGAATTTGTGTAAATATACTTATAAGGGTGAGCTTCCTATTATTTTCGAATGAAAAAGTCATATAAACTTATGCTTTATAACAATAACCAATTTTCCTTTTTTGCAAGAATAATAataccaatttaaatttttacttaattcatttaaatttaaagtaatcacaacattttatttcacttaattatacaaaactcattttaattttatataatttttgttaatttattttaatataatttttattaatattttttttttattttaaataataattcacatttaataataataataataataataataagttctGATATATCAATTTGTATGACTtgaattaacaaaatttttacAAGAAATAATATTGACGAGcaattttaacatatttgaaaataaatgacAAAAGTAATATCTTCACACGTATACGTACTGATATATTGCTGGAAACTTTTCAAAATAGCTAAATACAcgtattatatataaaagaaatataatatggAAAAATTTTAACTCAAGAATCTTAAAACTAGCgtattaataacaaattaaaagaatactctatactcttttaattattttttattttaattaaaatattgatattttaaaaattaataattataaattgattatcATACATTTGAGAAGttaatataaattgattattaaaaaaattgtgagatattataattaatataaaataataaataattaacttttatttacttccTTTAAGGGATCCTTATGAtcatcgataaaaaaaaatcataagatATGATGACCACATaagaatcataaaatataacattactaacttttatacaatatattttacattgcaTAATATCCTCttatattaaacataaaattttatacatgaacaatatataaaaatgaaatagcAACGAAAtcattgaataataaaaatattaaataatataaaaattttaaataaaaaagaaaagaattttaaatttaattgaaccTAAATTTAATCTTGAATGAAGtgaaatattatgttttttcttaaaagaaattctgaCAGGAGAAACCCTGAAATAGGTTTGGGGAAGAACTTGAAGCTTCAACCTATAACTGTAGTGTTTGATTTGAAGTAAAGATCATCAGTGATGAGTCTCATGAATCCGAGAACAGAGAAATTGGTGAGAAGGTTAACGATTGTGACCACTGTTACTGCTTCCTATTTTCTCCTAACCGCTGACTACGGTCCTCAACCCAATGCTCTCGATCCTGTAAGTCTCCTCCTTTTCTCtcaagctatttttttttttaccatttcttccaTGCCCTACACGGTTTTTccgttatattttaaaattcttatatgGGTTTTCTCTTTCTCGATGAACcgtttcaatttgtttttctgtttttagTATATGTTGCAATGTTGAATTACCGTCCTTCATTGTTTGGAGTTGGCTTTGCCTGTTGGTTTTCGTTCTGTTTGCAAAGTTTGATGAAGGGtttgtttaaataaactttGCTGTACGCACttctagagaaaaaaaaacagcttTTTTATAGGTTAAAATTAGATTAGTTTATTATGCAAACTAATATGGTAGATCTAATTTGCTGATGAAAAAACTCATCAATTTTTACTTCTTAGAAAGTGACGACTTTTGTTGTTGTGAATTCGAAGGTATAATAAAACCTTGTGTGGGAAGGGGATGATAGGCTAAACTGCAAGCAAAGTAGCTTGGGTTGGATTTGACAGAGGGAAGTGGGAACAAACAGCCCTCAGAACGACTTTGTGGTCACTTTAGTTGTAATTCTTAGCAATTTTGAATCCATTGGTTGTATTTATAAGACATGTTGAAACTAGATGGAACATAACATAAGTTTCCTTCTATGATGCTATTCAAAATAGAACTGCTTGAGGAGTTAAAAGTTGTACATTTTGGTTTCACTAAAAAGGGTGGAGCTAATGAGTGCAGAACATCATTGTTTTACTGTGTTCAGTTCTGTTTGATCCGTGCCTCTAAAGCTCTTTACTATGACAAGAACAGTGAAAAGAAACACAAACCTAATACAGCCTTGTGTCCTCCAGAAATTGTGTCAGGAAATAAGAATATGGCACAGGACTGGATTTGCTATTGCGTTGGCTTTGCTATAACAACACCAAAGGTATAAAATTGAAGGCTTTTGAAAAGCTTATGAACTATTTTGTTTTGAGAAaatgcttttctatttttcacttttaattataaatgcaCCACggtattttcatttgttttctattttcaaatatttttccttttgttggagaaaaaaattgttttaactgTTTCGTAttcaaacttttgaaaatagGAAATGGAGTGAAAATAATGTgagatttttataataaaaagtgaaaaacagaattgaaacaaaaacattttctCAAACCAAACAATCCATAACATTCTTTTAGAAAAACACAGCATTAGCTGATAGGATGCTATTAGAGTATGCAAATTCTATTTACCTGGATGATAGCAGCTGGAGGTATTAATTAGTATATTCATTTCTTAGGTCTCAGATCAAGTTGATTGGGTAAGTGTATTATGGTGGGAGAAGTAGAGAACAATATcctaatatgtttatttacCTTTACAGTCCTGTTCACAGTGGTTTCATGCCTTGCTACCAA
Coding sequences:
- the LOC114165706 gene encoding UPF0187 protein At3g61320, chloroplastic, whose protein sequence is MYHQPRTQQLKPTTFFSSLFCPKCPLNHNLLLLLPKPNKKPTISASMPPGPASGPDQALISLLRSIPDWADTVQERGMQKKRSLYTHLNWRDHRSSLRHLRHLLSSLSSRVILSLVPPVLFFTGFAAAIASYNQALILHILPDFLPLLHSSSLPYQLTAPALALLLVFRTEASYARFVEGKKAWTNVIAGTHDFARQAAAILDDVDNADFSLKHALLQYIIAFPIALKCHVLYGSDIRRDLQDLLEVDDLAVVMNSKHQPRCIIEFISQSIRLLKLEDSRRNVLESKISCFHEGIGICEQLMGIPIPLSYTRLTSRFLVLWHLTLPIILWDDCHWIVIPATFISAASLFCIEEVGVLIEEPFPMLALDELCQKAQNDIQEAIATGNLIHARFVAKKNSHSEEHSPNGWPNS
- the LOC114166174 gene encoding uncharacterized protein LOC114166174, with the protein product MSLMNPRTEKLVRRLTIVTTVTASYFLLTADYGPQPNALDPIKKQILSAQSTLKGYILGSTIEPQENQVGKLDSNKDQP